A window of Oceanotoga teriensis contains these coding sequences:
- a CDS encoding GlmL-related ornithine degradation protein, producing MKTLDLLVAEIGSTTTVVTAFDKIESDEPEILGQAEHYTTVLQGDVTLGIKKAISILEKKIKNKIRWKKFLASSSAAGGLKITVHGLVYDMTVKAAKEAALGAGGVIKYITAGKIRNMNLKKIMEISPKLIVLAGGVDYGEENTVLYNAALLADSEINVPIVYAGNCSVSEEIKRILEKKGKEVILTENVYPKVDQLNVKPARKIIQESFSKNIIYAPGMEKVYDIVDDEIIPTPGSVMLTTELLSDIYKDVLVVDIGGATTDIDSVTEGDPLIQKIMLSPEPISKRTVEGDLGLYVNAHNVIDLIGENELRKEFEDYDDLIKNLSPYPQNDRQEMFVSTLAKYCFVESIKRHAGNKKYLYGPNGRQEIAVGKDLTSIKYIFGTGGILSRSKYKYEIMKKILEEDRRNSLIPGQKIFFGYDKNYIFAAIGVLSTVNKEAAINLLKKNIEIIKNR from the coding sequence ATGAAAACTTTAGATTTACTTGTTGCAGAAATTGGCAGTACAACTACAGTTGTTACTGCCTTTGATAAAATAGAATCAGATGAACCGGAAATATTGGGCCAAGCGGAACATTATACTACTGTTCTACAAGGAGATGTAACTTTAGGTATAAAAAAAGCAATATCTATACTTGAAAAAAAGATAAAAAATAAAATAAGATGGAAAAAGTTTTTGGCGAGTTCTTCTGCTGCTGGTGGACTTAAGATAACAGTTCATGGACTTGTTTATGATATGACTGTTAAAGCTGCAAAAGAAGCTGCTTTAGGAGCAGGAGGAGTTATAAAATATATAACTGCTGGTAAGATAAGAAATATGAATTTAAAAAAAATAATGGAAATATCACCAAAATTAATAGTTTTAGCCGGTGGTGTTGATTATGGAGAAGAAAATACAGTACTTTATAATGCTGCATTACTTGCAGACTCAGAAATAAATGTCCCAATTGTGTATGCTGGAAATTGTTCCGTATCAGAAGAAATTAAAAGAATTTTAGAAAAAAAAGGAAAAGAAGTAATATTAACTGAAAATGTTTATCCTAAAGTCGATCAATTAAATGTAAAACCTGCAAGGAAAATTATTCAAGAATCATTTTCAAAAAATATAATATATGCACCGGGAATGGAAAAAGTTTATGATATAGTTGATGATGAAATCATTCCAACTCCTGGATCTGTAATGCTTACAACTGAATTATTATCAGATATTTATAAAGATGTACTTGTTGTTGATATTGGTGGAGCTACTACAGATATTGACTCTGTTACAGAAGGAGATCCTTTAATACAAAAAATTATGTTATCTCCAGAACCTATTTCAAAAAGAACAGTTGAAGGTGATTTAGGCTTATATGTTAATGCTCATAATGTTATAGATTTGATAGGTGAAAATGAATTAAGAAAAGAATTTGAAGATTATGATGATTTAATAAAAAATTTGAGTCCATACCCTCAGAATGATAGACAAGAAATGTTTGTTTCTACTTTGGCAAAATACTGTTTTGTTGAGAGTATAAAAAGACATGCCGGAAACAAAAAATATCTTTATGGTCCAAATGGAAGACAAGAAATAGCAGTTGGAAAAGATTTAACTTCCATAAAATATATTTTTGGAACCGGTGGAATTTTGAGTAGGTCAAAATATAAATATGAAATAATGAAAAAAATATTAGAAGAAGATAGAAGAAATTCTTTAATTCCTGGACAAAAAATATTTTTTGGTTATGACAAAAATTATATATTTGCAGCTATTGGTGTTTTATCCACTGTTAATAAAGAGGCAGCTATTAATTTGTTGAAAAAAAATATAGAAATAATAAAAAACAGATGA
- a CDS encoding (2Fe-2S) ferredoxin domain-containing protein: MIDFYVCMGSACYLKGSNEIVEIINRQIEKHDLKAKVHLKGSFCLGPCNQGVVIKVGDKFFKKMSPENTIEKFENEIIPYIEILMNGGE, encoded by the coding sequence ATGATTGATTTTTATGTTTGTATGGGTAGTGCTTGTTATTTGAAAGGATCTAATGAAATTGTTGAAATAATTAATAGACAAATCGAAAAACATGATTTAAAAGCCAAAGTGCATTTAAAAGGTTCTTTTTGTTTAGGTCCTTGCAATCAAGGAGTTGTTATTAAAGTTGGGGATAAATTTTTTAAAAAAATGAGTCCAGAGAATACGATTGAAAAATTCGAGAATGAAATAATTCCATATATAGAAATATTGATGAATGGAGGAGAATGA
- a CDS encoding SpoIIE family protein phosphatase, translated as MISAVIYKKNLNKFGEEVCGDNFQLGKTEDSKIAVMSDGLGSGIKASILSILTTEIISTMFKKGVDVEEVVHTIANTLPVCKVRGIAYSTFTIVQIFRNGMVKLVNYDNPKPIILKKGQLYWPTYQEKIINDKKIKISTFTLDPEDFIFVMSDGVVHAGLGNLMDFGWGIENIAGYLKRMYRRTRDIKYMVDNLIAVTESYYGFEAGDDATLVGLKITEKPRAIIFTGPPLDPKKDSYYVEKFTKFDGKKIISGGTTSNIVSRITGNEMEIDLTSTSSKELPPYGHMENVDLVTEGVLTLKALNKLLSECKNNMYEIDFDKKNINAADNMFLILRDCDEIKIMVGRKVNAFYHNPALPFDMSIRSNLVRDIVKNLQRVGKDVEIEYC; from the coding sequence ATGATATCGGCGGTTATATACAAAAAAAATCTTAATAAATTTGGTGAAGAGGTATGTGGAGATAATTTTCAATTGGGAAAAACTGAAGATTCTAAAATAGCAGTTATGTCTGATGGACTTGGAAGTGGTATAAAAGCAAGTATATTATCTATTTTAACAACTGAAATAATAAGTACTATGTTTAAAAAAGGTGTAGATGTTGAAGAAGTTGTTCATACTATAGCAAATACTTTACCAGTATGCAAAGTAAGAGGAATAGCTTATTCTACATTTACAATTGTTCAAATTTTTAGGAATGGAATGGTCAAATTAGTAAATTATGATAATCCAAAACCAATAATATTAAAAAAAGGTCAACTTTATTGGCCAACTTATCAGGAAAAAATAATTAATGATAAAAAAATTAAAATATCTACATTTACTCTTGATCCAGAAGATTTTATATTTGTTATGTCTGATGGTGTTGTTCATGCAGGTCTTGGAAATTTAATGGATTTTGGTTGGGGAATAGAAAATATAGCTGGATATTTAAAAAGGATGTATAGAAGAACAAGAGATATAAAATACATGGTTGATAATTTAATAGCTGTTACAGAGAGTTATTATGGTTTTGAAGCGGGAGATGATGCAACACTTGTTGGTCTTAAGATTACAGAAAAACCAAGAGCAATAATATTTACAGGACCACCATTAGATCCGAAAAAAGATAGTTATTATGTTGAGAAATTTACTAAATTTGATGGTAAAAAAATAATATCTGGTGGAACTACAAGTAATATAGTATCAAGAATAACTGGAAATGAAATGGAAATAGATCTTACAAGTACTTCCAGCAAAGAACTTCCTCCTTATGGTCATATGGAAAATGTTGATTTAGTAACTGAAGGAGTTTTAACATTAAAAGCTTTAAATAAATTGCTTTCAGAATGTAAAAATAATATGTATGAAATAGATTTTGATAAAAAAAATATAAATGCGGCAGATAATATGTTTTTAATACTTAGAGACTGTGACGAAATAAAAATAATGGTTGGAAGAAAAGTCAATGCATTTTATCATAATCCAGCTTTACCTTTTGATATGTCCATAAGATCTAATTTAGTTAGGGATATAGTTAAAAATTTACAGAGAGTGGGTAAAGATGTTGAAATAGAATATTGTTGA
- a CDS encoding HDOD domain-containing protein, translating to METSINKLSKKINDLPTPDFIVQRIINVASDPESSTKDLNMAVLQSPTLSAKILKLSNSAYYALPRKITKLSQAINILGFKTVRNLALGVFTANSYFKKEYEFFNTEKFWKHLMSTAMASELLCKYLNYPDKEEAFLSGMLHDMGKIVMAYVMPDIFEIILKVARHKKIKFHQAEDLLNTYSHQIVGKMLFENWGLSELIINTAAYHDTPSEAKDSDSKMMIGIVSIANLSVNTIMYGYSGNFGIEIPDDKTWNNIGLTPKLYLNYFKELEEKINKSNDFMNLKDIIVDMDGE from the coding sequence TTGGAAACTTCTATAAATAAACTTTCAAAAAAAATAAATGATCTACCAACTCCTGACTTCATAGTTCAGAGAATCATAAATGTTGCTTCAGACCCTGAATCGAGTACAAAAGATTTAAATATGGCTGTTTTACAATCTCCTACTCTATCAGCAAAAATTTTAAAATTATCAAATTCAGCTTATTATGCATTACCAAGAAAAATAACAAAGCTTTCTCAGGCTATAAACATACTTGGTTTTAAAACTGTTAGAAATCTTGCTTTAGGAGTTTTTACTGCTAATAGCTATTTTAAAAAAGAATATGAATTTTTTAATACTGAAAAATTTTGGAAACATTTGATGAGTACTGCAATGGCCTCAGAACTTTTATGCAAATATCTAAATTATCCAGACAAAGAAGAGGCTTTCTTATCTGGAATGTTGCATGATATGGGAAAAATTGTTATGGCTTATGTTATGCCAGATATTTTTGAAATAATATTAAAAGTAGCTAGGCATAAAAAAATAAAATTTCATCAAGCTGAAGATTTATTGAATACATATTCTCATCAAATAGTTGGAAAAATGCTATTTGAGAATTGGGGATTGTCTGAATTAATAATAAATACAGCAGCTTATCATGACACTCCTTCTGAAGCAAAAGATAGTGATTCTAAAATGATGATAGGAATTGTATCCATTGCAAATTTATCTGTTAATACTATAATGTATGGTTATTCTGGAAATTTTGGAATAGAAATTCCTGATGATAAAACTTGGAATAATATAGGTTTGACTCCAAAATTATATTTGAATTATTTCAAAGAACTTGAGGAAAAAATAAATAAATCTAATGATTTTATGAATTTAAAAGATATTATCGTAGATATGGATGGTGAATAA
- a CDS encoding NAD(P)H-dependent oxidoreductase subunit E, which yields MVISICVGTTCHLLGSSSLVEAINELPEKYLNNVSIKYSTCFDVCHGQMKPPIAKIDDKLYDDLSPDKIKKIIIAMVGDN from the coding sequence ATGGTGATAAGTATATGTGTTGGAACAACATGTCATTTATTGGGATCATCATCTTTAGTTGAAGCTATAAATGAGCTTCCAGAAAAGTATTTAAATAATGTTAGTATAAAGTATTCTACATGTTTTGATGTTTGTCATGGGCAAATGAAACCCCCTATAGCTAAGATAGATGACAAACTTTATGATGATTTATCTCCGGATAAAATCAAAAAAATTATTATTGCCATGGTTGGTGATAATTAG
- the truB gene encoding tRNA pseudouridine(55) synthase TruB produces the protein MNNGFLIVNKPENMTSHDVVSIARKKLNTKKIGHTGTLDPFATGVLILGINKGTKFIEFLNKDIKKYFVRGKLGEITDTFDKDGKVVEQNEVTNEDIKKIEPTIMSLLGKRMQTPPSYCAKKYKGKRLYEYARKGEIINLPPHEIEIFSIENFSQEGKEFEFEVTVSAGTYIRSLIMEIGYIIGPGAVTIELKRTQAGNMNILNTIDINDISYEKIISINEVLNIPILKVNNSDKIKNGIQIYKEFVENYEKFKKDNFVKLIDENDNFFGIAKAEKNSSFIKTLIKNNERNDRIAKIYKILR, from the coding sequence ATGAATAATGGATTTTTAATAGTAAATAAACCTGAAAATATGACTTCACACGATGTAGTAAGTATTGCAAGAAAAAAACTTAATACGAAAAAAATAGGCCACACCGGTACATTGGATCCTTTTGCTACCGGTGTTCTTATTCTTGGTATAAATAAGGGAACTAAATTTATAGAATTTCTTAATAAAGATATTAAAAAATATTTTGTGCGTGGAAAACTTGGTGAAATAACGGATACTTTTGATAAAGATGGCAAAGTAGTAGAACAAAATGAAGTTACAAACGAAGATATCAAAAAAATTGAACCTACAATAATGTCTTTATTGGGAAAAAGAATGCAAACACCGCCTTCTTATTGTGCAAAGAAATATAAAGGTAAACGTTTATATGAATATGCGAGAAAAGGTGAAATTATAAACCTTCCACCTCATGAAATTGAAATTTTTTCTATAGAAAATTTTTCACAAGAAGGTAAAGAATTTGAATTTGAAGTTACTGTTTCTGCTGGAACTTATATAAGATCTTTAATAATGGAAATTGGTTATATAATAGGTCCTGGTGCTGTTACTATTGAATTGAAAAGAACTCAAGCTGGAAATATGAATATATTAAATACTATTGATATAAATGATATTTCTTATGAAAAAATAATTTCTATAAATGAGGTTTTAAATATTCCTATTTTAAAGGTAAATAATTCAGATAAAATAAAGAATGGAATACAAATCTATAAAGAATTTGTAGAAAACTATGAAAAATTTAAAAAAGATAATTTCGTTAAATTAATAGATGAAAATGATAATTTTTTTGGAATAGCTAAGGCAGAAAAGAATTCTTCGTTTATTAAAACCCTTATTAAAAATAATGAAAGAAATGATAGAATAGCAAAAATTTATAAAATATTGAGGTGA
- the mgtE gene encoding magnesium transporter, which yields MKIEMTVDIKKLIDLKQFKVLKELISEQSVPYIVEILEELEAEEKIVVFRLLPKDIAAVVFTELEIDDQKKLLALFKEEKLKEIIINMEPDDRVEIFEELPANVVKNLLNYLSPQERDQTLILLNYPQDSAGRIMTPDFFDLKEDLTVSEALKNIRTYGNEKETIYTLFIINHNRKLEGVIELKDLIFADDDKLIKDIMNKEFVYVKAYENEEEVAKIMKDYDLLALPVTDSEKRLIGIITIDDIVDIIEDSVTEDIQKMAGMGVTDTSYLHTSTWKLIKSRVIWLIMLLLLESTAAFIIDGYSHVLQKVTILAAFIPTINAMGGNAGSQMSAIIIRSIALGELEFKDMKRVFFKELLIGSIMGVILSIVMGFRAFVNTQNPMIILSLSISLIIVVIVSNLLGAILPFIAKKLKLDPALISGPLISTLMDVISMTVYFSVALSLLKDFI from the coding sequence GTGAAAATAGAAATGACAGTAGATATAAAAAAATTAATAGATTTAAAACAATTCAAAGTTCTTAAAGAATTAATTTCTGAACAATCTGTTCCTTATATAGTTGAAATTTTAGAGGAACTTGAAGCAGAAGAAAAAATAGTAGTATTCAGACTTCTTCCAAAAGATATAGCGGCAGTTGTTTTTACTGAACTCGAAATAGATGATCAGAAAAAATTATTAGCTTTGTTTAAAGAAGAGAAATTGAAAGAAATAATAATTAATATGGAACCAGATGATAGAGTTGAAATATTTGAAGAATTACCAGCAAATGTTGTTAAAAATCTTTTAAATTATCTCTCACCTCAAGAAAGAGATCAAACTTTAATCTTATTAAATTATCCTCAAGATTCTGCTGGGAGAATAATGACACCAGATTTTTTTGATTTAAAAGAAGATCTTACTGTTTCGGAAGCTTTAAAAAATATAAGGACTTATGGAAACGAAAAAGAAACTATATATACATTATTTATTATAAATCATAATAGAAAACTCGAAGGAGTTATAGAATTAAAAGATTTGATATTTGCAGATGATGATAAATTGATAAAAGATATAATGAATAAAGAATTTGTATATGTTAAAGCTTATGAAAATGAAGAAGAAGTTGCAAAAATAATGAAAGATTATGATTTATTGGCTTTACCTGTAACAGATTCTGAAAAAAGACTTATTGGTATTATAACTATTGATGATATAGTAGATATAATAGAAGATTCAGTAACCGAAGATATACAAAAAATGGCTGGTATGGGTGTTACTGATACATCATATCTTCACACCTCAACTTGGAAACTTATAAAAAGTAGAGTTATATGGCTTATAATGTTACTTTTACTTGAGAGTACAGCAGCTTTTATAATAGATGGTTATTCTCATGTTTTACAAAAAGTTACTATATTGGCAGCATTTATTCCAACAATAAATGCAATGGGAGGGAATGCTGGAAGTCAAATGTCTGCAATAATAATACGTTCAATTGCGCTTGGCGAACTTGAATTTAAAGATATGAAAAGAGTATTTTTTAAAGAACTTCTAATTGGAAGTATTATGGGTGTGATTTTATCAATAGTTATGGGATTCAGAGCTTTTGTAAATACTCAAAATCCTATGATAATACTTAGTTTATCTATATCTCTTATAATTGTTGTAATAGTTTCCAATTTACTTGGAGCAATTTTACCTTTTATAGCAAAAAAATTAAAATTAGATCCTGCATTAATATCTGGTCCTTTAATTTCAACATTAATGGATGTTATAAGTATGACAGTTTATTTTTCTGTAGCATTATCTTTATTAAAAGATTTTATTTAG
- a CDS encoding sensor histidine kinase yields the protein MAEKLKTNLSFLTQISTVIMEISKINSVKEAYDVISIILKRSLEIEEEYFFELENESIIEIFGKPFKKDLEDIVMWAHNKSDVSIFPDDVGSYILIPIVSTNKINFIYVGYTEEENFSNQFMTTIKLVSFLLGNLFENLKLYEKIVAKNLIIEENKNFLNSVLNSTTESIVVYDKNKIIKFENNNFSKIKENSALMDKIEEYTELAFNNKLNNNFEFDIKNNFYSIDIINIEIKENSYVLIVVRDVSGTKELEKLKKIDKMKMEFLSMMSHELRTPLSAIKAYSETLINSLDILDKDTLSEFLNTIFKESNHLDKLLNDLLDFSKLELKSLTLRRESFEFTELINEVISSLEEFSKTNDVKIILKSNENIILNLDRTRIKQILVNLIQNAIKYSDSKKEDKYVQINYEQNEENIIIYIEDNGMGIKEEYQEKIFEKFFRADSSLNYEIQGTGIGLSIVKELVELHNGKILLESEFEKGSKFIITLPKGVI from the coding sequence ATGGCTGAAAAACTAAAAACTAATTTATCTTTTTTAACTCAGATTTCAACTGTAATAATGGAAATTTCGAAAATAAATTCAGTTAAAGAAGCTTATGATGTAATATCTATAATTTTAAAAAGATCTCTTGAAATTGAAGAAGAATATTTTTTTGAATTAGAAAATGAGAGTATAATAGAAATATTTGGAAAACCTTTTAAAAAAGACCTAGAAGATATTGTAATGTGGGCACATAACAAGTCTGATGTTTCAATTTTTCCGGATGATGTTGGATCTTATATTTTAATTCCTATAGTTAGTACTAACAAAATTAATTTTATCTATGTTGGATATACTGAAGAAGAAAATTTTTCTAATCAATTTATGACTACAATAAAATTAGTATCTTTTTTGTTGGGAAACCTTTTTGAAAATCTAAAGCTCTATGAAAAAATAGTTGCCAAAAACTTAATAATAGAAGAAAACAAAAACTTTTTAAATAGTGTTTTAAATTCTACTACAGAATCTATAGTTGTCTATGATAAAAATAAAATAATAAAATTCGAAAATAACAATTTTTCAAAAATAAAAGAAAATAGTGCTTTAATGGATAAAATAGAAGAGTATACAGAATTAGCTTTCAATAATAAATTAAATAATAATTTTGAATTTGATATAAAAAATAATTTTTATTCTATAGATATTATAAACATTGAAATAAAAGAAAATTCTTATGTTTTGATAGTTGTAAGAGATGTTTCTGGTACAAAAGAATTAGAGAAACTCAAAAAAATAGATAAAATGAAGATGGAATTTTTATCTATGATGTCACATGAATTAAGAACACCTTTGAGTGCTATTAAAGCTTATTCTGAAACTCTTATAAATTCTTTAGATATTTTAGATAAAGATACTTTATCTGAATTTTTAAATACTATTTTTAAAGAATCCAATCATTTAGATAAGCTTTTAAATGATCTATTAGATTTCTCTAAACTCGAATTAAAATCTTTAACTTTAAGAAGAGAATCTTTTGAATTTACAGAATTAATAAATGAAGTAATATCTTCTTTAGAAGAATTTTCAAAAACTAATGATGTAAAAATCATTTTGAAATCAAATGAAAACATAATATTAAATCTTGATAGGACAAGAATTAAACAAATTTTGGTAAATTTGATACAGAATGCTATAAAATATTCTGATTCTAAAAAAGAAGATAAGTATGTTCAAATAAATTATGAACAAAATGAAGAAAATATAATTATTTATATAGAAGATAATGGAATGGGAATAAAAGAAGAATATCAAGAGAAAATTTTCGAGAAATTCTTTAGAGCAGATTCTTCACTAAACTATGAAATACAGGGCACTGGAATAGGATTATCCATTGTGAAAGAACTGGTAGAACTTCATAATGGGAAAATACTCCTCGAGAGTGAATTTGAAAAAGGTTCTAAATTTATAATTACTTTACCAAAAGGTGTGATTTAA
- the rbfA gene encoding 30S ribosome-binding factor RbfA, with protein sequence MAGFKIQMLESQIMKLLNSNISSLRNDKLRGQLFTINKVKLAKDKSYADIFVSTLNGNIEKILDGLNESKGYLRTLIAKNIRMYKAPELRIHKDEGIEASIRINNLLNNIEIKDENDE encoded by the coding sequence ATGGCAGGATTTAAAATACAAATGCTTGAATCACAAATAATGAAACTTTTAAACTCAAATATTTCGAGTTTAAGAAATGATAAATTGAGAGGTCAACTATTTACAATTAATAAAGTAAAATTAGCAAAAGATAAATCTTATGCCGATATATTTGTTTCAACTTTAAATGGAAATATTGAAAAAATATTAGATGGTTTAAATGAATCTAAAGGATATTTAAGAACTTTAATAGCTAAAAATATAAGAATGTATAAAGCACCAGAATTAAGAATACATAAAGATGAAGGAATAGAAGCAAGTATAAGAATAAATAACTTACTAAATAATATAGAAATTAAGGATGAAAATGATGAATAA
- a CDS encoding riboflavin kinase codes for MYVLTVGTFDGVHKGHNYILNNTLEEAKKDNLIPLAIMLRYPIGQYVNGFDGLILPSWKRKSLMEKMGFKVKIVDMEDVWKITHEEYLNDLINLGVKKIVCGEDFRFGRGALGDVSYLLTEGVKKGLKIKVLHDLKNNGKRISSTLIRKSLKKGLIEKANFMLNRHWTLEGPIYEDRHVGRDRLGFPTANMDIRYKEDILFPAYGVYISKSLLNEKIVYGLTSVGIRPTYYEKKKEPKVETFYMDFDDNLYDQIIEIKILKFLRSEIKFNSEKDLILQMKKDEILARNIILKEKL; via the coding sequence TTGTACGTTTTAACTGTTGGTACATTTGACGGAGTTCATAAAGGCCATAATTATATTCTAAACAATACTCTCGAAGAAGCAAAAAAAGATAATCTAATTCCTTTGGCTATAATGTTGAGGTATCCAATAGGTCAATATGTGAATGGATTTGATGGTTTAATATTACCAAGTTGGAAAAGAAAATCCTTAATGGAAAAAATGGGATTCAAAGTAAAAATTGTTGATATGGAAGATGTCTGGAAAATAACCCATGAAGAATATTTAAATGATTTAATAAATTTAGGTGTAAAAAAAATCGTATGTGGTGAAGACTTTAGATTTGGTAGAGGAGCTCTTGGAGATGTAAGTTACCTCTTAACCGAAGGGGTTAAAAAAGGTTTGAAAATAAAAGTTCTTCATGATTTAAAAAATAATGGAAAAAGAATAAGTTCAACTTTGATAAGAAAATCTTTAAAAAAAGGTCTAATAGAAAAAGCTAACTTTATGTTGAATAGGCATTGGACACTTGAAGGACCTATTTATGAAGATAGACATGTTGGTAGGGATAGATTGGGATTTCCAACAGCCAATATGGATATAAGATATAAAGAAGATATACTTTTTCCTGCATATGGCGTTTATATATCAAAATCTTTATTAAATGAAAAAATTGTATATGGTTTAACATCAGTTGGTATAAGACCTACATATTATGAAAAAAAGAAAGAACCTAAAGTAGAAACATTCTATATGGATTTTGATGATAATCTATATGATCAAATAATTGAAATAAAAATTTTAAAATTTCTAAGATCTGAAATAAAGTTTAACAGCGAAAAAGATTTAATTTTACAAATGAAAAAAGATGAAATTTTAGCGAGAAATATTATACTAAAAGAAAAATTATAA
- a CDS encoding PAS domain S-box protein yields MNVTKNVWELIMDYDPNGLLAIDENYDIKLVNPAFVKMFFLEGQDVIGRSVFDFFDDYQDFYEVNNGKKNLVRRIKEYPNYGITVSEVTFKIEDEKMVVKIFHDITDQERKEKELRTLKLQIMDEVQKIVDKQMKTGQEIASILGETTAETKASLVKLLTILKKES; encoded by the coding sequence TTGAATGTAACAAAAAATGTTTGGGAACTTATAATGGACTATGATCCAAATGGACTTTTAGCTATAGATGAAAATTATGATATAAAACTTGTTAATCCTGCATTTGTAAAAATGTTTTTTCTTGAAGGACAAGATGTTATAGGTAGATCTGTTTTTGATTTTTTTGATGATTATCAAGATTTTTATGAAGTTAATAATGGGAAAAAAAATTTAGTTAGAAGAATAAAAGAATATCCAAATTACGGTATTACTGTTTCTGAAGTAACTTTTAAAATAGAAGATGAAAAAATGGTTGTTAAAATTTTTCATGATATAACAGATCAAGAAAGAAAGGAAAAAGAATTGAGAACTTTAAAATTACAGATAATGGATGAAGTTCAAAAAATCGTTGATAAACAGATGAAAACAGGTCAAGAAATTGCTTCTATTCTTGGAGAAACAACAGCAGAGACTAAAGCCTCTCTTGTAAAATTGTTGACTATTTTGAAAAAAGAAAGTTAA